A window from Aliamphritea hakodatensis encodes these proteins:
- a CDS encoding LysR substrate-binding domain-containing protein, whose protein sequence is MTHAQLKAFHAVALTGSVQDAAERLSLTQPAVSVQLKALEADSGKLLFRKAGHRLELSAEGQALFIVTRQMFRAEAEARQLLSPDSRHTGSLVIGADGPHVALDLIAEFRSRYPQVKVETLFSNAEHTWLNLLNLQVDVAVLAGSPAHQRVHKQLAARQSLMALLSADHVLAGADSLTLEQLSEEVLIFREQGSNTQQKLAAALAERQLHVQPGLVMGSREAVFEAVVRKMGVGFLYNREVNQDPRVRAVPVAGMEAVNWDEVVCLKNGRQNPHVAAFFDCIQE, encoded by the coding sequence ATGACCCATGCGCAGTTAAAAGCCTTTCACGCGGTGGCCCTGACGGGATCAGTACAGGATGCGGCGGAGCGTCTCAGCCTGACCCAGCCGGCGGTGAGTGTGCAGCTTAAAGCGCTGGAGGCGGACAGCGGCAAGCTGCTGTTTCGCAAAGCCGGTCACCGGCTGGAACTGTCTGCAGAGGGGCAGGCGCTGTTTATTGTCACCCGGCAGATGTTCCGGGCAGAGGCGGAGGCCCGGCAGTTGCTGTCGCCGGACAGCCGGCATACGGGCAGTCTGGTGATCGGTGCTGATGGCCCCCATGTGGCACTGGACCTGATTGCCGAATTTCGCAGCCGATACCCGCAGGTTAAGGTGGAAACTCTGTTCTCTAACGCGGAACACACCTGGCTGAATTTGCTGAATTTACAGGTGGATGTGGCAGTGCTGGCGGGATCGCCGGCGCATCAGCGGGTGCATAAGCAACTGGCTGCCCGGCAAAGCCTGATGGCGCTGTTATCGGCTGATCACGTCTTGGCGGGGGCTGATTCGCTGACGCTGGAGCAGCTCAGTGAAGAGGTGCTGATCTTCCGTGAACAGGGTTCGAATACCCAGCAAAAACTGGCCGCCGCGCTGGCAGAGCGTCAGTTACACGTGCAGCCCGGGCTGGTGATGGGCAGCCGGGAGGCGGTATTCGAGGCGGTGGTGCGTAAGATGGGGGTGGGATTTTTGTATAACCGCGAAGTGAATCAGGATCCGCGTGTCCGGGCGGTGCCGGTGGCCGGTATGGAGGCGGTTAACTGGGACGAAGTTGTCTGCCTGAAAAACGGCCGGCAGAATCCTCACGTGGCGGCGTTCTTTGACTGTATTCAGGAATAG
- a CDS encoding MFS transporter has translation MTATLISLIALFLSGFVIFLGHGLNNILVPSRLASEGISADNIGLIMAMFSVGLLIGGLYARQLIVRVGHIRLFTASAAIGAISILACYLWLNEWMWAAMRACIGFSIAVITIVTDGWLSERATSETRSRILSINQVVLLSAMFLGSFLVNLAPVSDALLYIIGGLVFCAGVVPIALSKVSAPVVDDSPRMPMPELLKISPAGASSVFMCGLLLGSILSMLAVYAQNQGITGVDVSLLVGAAILGGFLLQFPIGYLADHYNRRTVILCVTLVSMIATALIPFTVGLDWFIITLLLVALSSGIMATLYPLGISESFDRLQQSQMSGAMGSMMIIYAVGGISGPSIAGFIMKHFGDNAFFTMLAVMHALFALFIFYRTKVRQAIPVDQQEAFVSQGATGMVSADLDPRTEYSDTAPQLSPAAQTAIDMATHHPELAIDMVMLIARANPEQVNEVAGAVATVEGIDVTELYNRLNELTPEQDTELAQSIIAASTEAPAELVSAVFEDAESEDIPELAASMAEAAPEQTLDIIEAATEAVLEDDNPEAVVEIAEAYLSNVSDNLEDMRYADRLADESEQNVTDMVSMIAEKAPEQAMDVAAAAVEAVPESASDVVEVLHEHDAIDDLVSDLKDKPEQP, from the coding sequence ATGACGGCGACGCTGATCTCCCTGATCGCTCTGTTTTTAAGCGGATTTGTTATATTTTTAGGGCATGGCCTGAATAATATTCTGGTGCCCTCCCGTTTAGCCTCTGAAGGTATCAGTGCTGACAATATCGGCTTAATCATGGCGATGTTTTCTGTTGGCCTGTTAATCGGCGGTCTTTATGCCCGGCAACTCATCGTCCGGGTCGGACATATACGTTTATTTACCGCCAGCGCAGCCATTGGCGCCATCAGTATCCTGGCCTGTTATCTCTGGCTGAATGAATGGATGTGGGCTGCCATGCGGGCATGCATTGGTTTCAGCATTGCGGTCATTACCATAGTGACGGATGGCTGGTTAAGTGAAAGAGCAACCAGTGAAACCCGCTCACGTATCTTATCCATTAATCAGGTTGTTTTACTCTCCGCGATGTTCCTGGGTTCTTTCCTGGTCAACCTGGCCCCCGTCAGCGATGCGCTTTTATACATTATTGGCGGGTTGGTGTTCTGTGCAGGTGTCGTCCCGATTGCACTGAGTAAAGTATCAGCACCCGTCGTGGATGACTCACCCCGTATGCCTATGCCGGAGCTGCTAAAAATCTCCCCAGCCGGTGCATCTTCTGTATTCATGTGCGGCCTGTTGCTGGGTTCAATACTCTCCATGCTGGCCGTCTACGCACAAAATCAGGGCATTACCGGTGTCGACGTTTCATTACTGGTAGGTGCTGCGATTCTGGGTGGTTTTCTCTTACAGTTTCCCATTGGTTACCTTGCCGACCACTACAACCGCCGTACTGTCATTCTGTGCGTAACCCTGGTCTCTATGATCGCAACGGCCCTGATACCTTTCACTGTAGGGCTGGACTGGTTCATCATTACCCTGCTGCTGGTCGCCCTGAGCAGCGGCATTATGGCAACGCTCTACCCGCTGGGTATCTCTGAAAGCTTCGACCGTTTACAGCAAAGTCAGATGAGCGGCGCGATGGGGTCGATGATGATCATATACGCAGTAGGCGGTATTTCCGGCCCCAGTATTGCGGGTTTTATCATGAAGCACTTTGGCGACAACGCCTTTTTCACCATGCTGGCCGTCATGCACGCTTTGTTTGCACTGTTCATTTTCTACCGCACCAAAGTACGGCAAGCCATTCCGGTCGACCAGCAGGAAGCATTTGTTTCCCAGGGGGCAACCGGTATGGTCAGTGCCGACCTCGACCCCCGGACCGAATACTCTGATACCGCGCCGCAGCTGAGCCCCGCTGCCCAGACTGCCATAGATATGGCCACCCATCACCCGGAACTGGCCATCGACATGGTCATGCTGATTGCCAGAGCCAACCCGGAACAGGTTAACGAAGTGGCCGGTGCCGTTGCTACAGTAGAGGGTATCGACGTCACCGAACTGTATAACCGCCTCAACGAACTGACCCCGGAACAGGATACCGAACTGGCGCAAAGCATCATTGCCGCTTCCACCGAAGCCCCTGCAGAGCTGGTCAGCGCAGTATTTGAAGACGCTGAATCAGAAGACATTCCGGAACTGGCCGCCTCCATGGCAGAAGCCGCCCCGGAACAGACCCTGGATATCATTGAAGCGGCCACCGAAGCCGTACTGGAAGACGACAATCCGGAAGCCGTGGTGGAGATCGCCGAAGCCTACCTGAGCAACGTTTCCGACAACCTGGAAGACATGCGTTATGCCGACCGTCTGGCGGATGAAAGTGAGCAGAACGTTACCGACATGGTATCCATGATCGCTGAAAAAGCTCCGGAACAGGCAATGGACGTGGCCGCAGCAGCGGTCGAAGCCGTGCCTGAAAGCGCCTCCGATGTCGTCGAAGTGCTGCACGAACATGACGCCATTGATGATCTGGTATCAGATCTGAAAGACAAACCGGAACAGCCATAA
- a CDS encoding TauD/TfdA family dioxygenase, with amino-acid sequence MLDGTPTAGRETDSRIANITQQPRSLNIEWDDGKHASFHFLWLRDNCPSGFHADTKERTFDQLSVSADIHPLAIDYDADTLHIDWSEGEHRSTFCQQWLRSHAYSGNLRQRQSSTYQSWNNSFINNIPEADNADIMQDDRALFDWMTALDRDGLAIVRNMPITDEAVVDVAQRIDYLRRTNFGVTFNVISVPNPINLAYTSIALPLHTDLANQEVPPGYQFLHCLANDSEGGASVFVDGLRVLEDLRGECPEDFRLLAEHAIPFRFHDEGHDIRQHHPVINLNTFGEIVEIKYNAHLADIFDLPEEIMHEYYLAYRNLMGRLRDPRYTIKLMLQGGDMVVFDNRRVMHGRDKFDPSTGTRHLRGCYVDRSEFQSRLRVLGQQYA; translated from the coding sequence ATGTTAGACGGTACTCCAACAGCCGGCCGGGAAACCGACAGCCGCATCGCCAATATCACCCAACAGCCACGCAGCCTGAACATCGAATGGGATGATGGTAAGCACGCCAGCTTCCACTTCCTCTGGTTACGGGACAACTGCCCGAGCGGCTTCCACGCCGATACCAAGGAACGTACCTTCGACCAGTTGTCCGTCAGTGCCGACATTCACCCACTGGCCATCGACTATGATGCCGATACCCTGCATATCGACTGGTCTGAAGGCGAGCACCGCAGCACCTTCTGCCAGCAGTGGCTGCGCAGCCATGCCTACTCCGGCAACCTGCGCCAGCGCCAGAGCTCTACCTATCAGAGCTGGAATAACAGCTTCATTAACAACATTCCGGAAGCGGATAATGCCGACATCATGCAGGACGACAGAGCCCTGTTCGACTGGATGACCGCACTGGACCGTGACGGTCTGGCCATTGTCCGTAACATGCCGATCACCGATGAAGCGGTGGTGGATGTGGCCCAGCGTATTGATTACCTGCGCCGGACTAACTTCGGTGTAACCTTCAATGTTATTTCGGTACCGAACCCGATCAACCTGGCCTACACCTCAATCGCTCTGCCACTGCACACCGACCTGGCCAACCAGGAAGTCCCGCCGGGCTATCAGTTCCTGCACTGCCTGGCGAACGACAGTGAAGGTGGCGCATCCGTCTTTGTTGACGGCCTGCGGGTGCTGGAAGATCTGCGCGGCGAATGTCCGGAAGATTTCCGCCTGCTGGCAGAACATGCCATTCCGTTCCGCTTCCACGACGAAGGCCACGACATCCGTCAGCACCATCCGGTGATCAACCTGAACACTTTTGGTGAAATTGTTGAGATCAAATACAACGCCCATCTGGCAGATATTTTCGACCTGCCGGAAGAGATCATGCACGAATACTATCTGGCGTACCGTAACCTGATGGGCCGCCTGCGCGATCCCCGTTACACCATCAAGCTGATGCTGCAGGGTGGTGACATGGTGGTATTCGATAACCGCCGGGTGATGCACGGCCGTGATAAATTTGACCCGAGCACCGGCACCCGCCACCTGCGCGGCTGCTACGTTGACCGTTCAGAATTCCAGAGCCGCCTGCGGGTACTGGGCCAGCAGTACGCCTGA